From Plasmodium chabaudi chabaudi strain AS genome assembly, chromosome: 12, the proteins below share one genomic window:
- a CDS encoding enoyl-acyl carrier reductase, putative (term=annotation;date=20100913;qualifier=added_gene_name=ENR;qualifier=added_ec_number=1.3.1.9;curatorName=ucb@sanger.ac.uk;~;query 1-4; ~;query 5-27; ~;query 28-392; ~;query 363-363;GPI_cleavage_site_score=3.7410002;~tmhmm; query 1-393; ~pfam_scan;Pfam:PF13561.2; E()=6.8E-81;score=271.6;query 83-378;description=adh_short_C2;~iprscan;InterPro:IPR002347 : Glucose/ribitol dehydrogenase;PRINTS:PR00081; score=2.7E-8;query 80-97;description=Short-chain dehydrogenase/reductase SDR;~iprscan;InterPro:IPR002347 : Glucose/ribitol dehydrogenase;PRINTS:PR00081; score=2.7E-8;query 235-251;description=Short-chain dehydrogenase/reductase SDR;~iprscan;InterPro:IPR002347 : Glucose/ribitol dehydrogenase;PRINTS:PR00081; score=2.7E-8;query 341-361;description=Short-chain dehydrogenase/reductase SDR;~iprscan;InterPro:IPR002347 : Glucose/ribitol dehydrogenase;PRINTS:PR00081; score=2.7E-8;query 284-301;description=Short-chain dehydrogenase/reductase SDR;~iprscan;InterPro:IPR002347 : Glucose/ribitol dehydrogenase;PRINTS:PR00081; score=2.7E-8;query 262-281;description=Short-chain dehydrogenase/reductase SDR;~iprscan;InterPro:IPR036291 : NAD(P)-binding domain superfamily;Superfamily:SSF51735; score=6.73E-54;query 76-380;description=NAD(P)-binding domain superfamily;~iprscan;Pfam:PF13561; score=3.3E-33;query 175-313;description=null;~iprscan;Pfam:PF13561; score=1.0E-8;query 330-378;description=null): MYKKAVAFLTILIFNFLKITCFTNNGYEKKTIPSLRMNNQNYWKNKILRKIKNENNLRINVESNQSDKIEDIKNENEICFIAGVGDSNGYGWGIAKELSKRNVKVIFGVWPPVYNIFIKNLESGKFDKDMIIDNDNSKRMEILDVLPFDAAFDNYDDIDEDTKNNKRYNNLKNYSIEETANLVYNKYGKISMLVHSLANGREVQKNLLDTSRDGYLDAISKSSYSLISLCKHFCKYMNPGGSIVSLTYLASQKVVPGYGGGMSSAKAALESDTRVLAYHLGRKYNIRINTISAGPLKSRAATAINKFNDNQKNNMNSSGENDKQNYSFIDYAIDYSEKYAPLRKKLLSTDVGSVASFLLSKDSSAVTGQTIYVDNGLNIMFGPDDLFQSVDS, encoded by the coding sequence atgtataaaaaggCAGTAGCTTTCTTAACTATCTTAATATTCaactttttgaaaataaccTGCTTCACTAATAATGGATatgagaaaaaaacaattccTTCCTTACGAATGAATAATCAAAACtattggaaaaataaaattttaagaaaaataaaaaatgaaaacaattTAAGAATAAACGTTGAAAGCAATCAAAGTGATAAAATCGAAGATATAaagaatgaaaatgaaatttgttttattgcAGGGGTAGGAGATTCAAATGGATATGGATGGGGTATAGCTAAAGAACTTAGTAAAAGAAATGTAAAAGTTATTTTTGGTGTATGGCCACctgtttataatatatttataaaaaatttagagTCTGGAAAATTTGATAAAGATATGATAATTGATAATGATAATTCCAAACGAATGGAAATACTCGATGTTTTGCCATTTGATGCTGCATTTGATAATTATGATGATATAGATGaagatacaaaaaataataagagatataataatttaaaaaattatagtatTGAAGAAACAGCTAATTTagtttataataaatatggaaaaatatcGATGCTTGTTCATTCATTAGCTAATGGAAGAGAagtacaaaaaaatttgttagATACAAGTAGGGATGGATATTTAGATGCGATCAGTAAAAGTTCTTATTCTCTAATATCTTTATGTAaacatttttgtaaatatatgaatccTGGAGGAAGTATTGTTTCTTTGACATATCTAGCTAGCCAAAAAGTTGTACCAGGATATGGTGGTGGAATGTCAAGTGCTAAAGCTGCATTAGAATCGGATACAAGAGTTTTAGCTTATCATTTAggtagaaaatataatataagaaTTAATACTATTAGTGCAGGACCACTTAAATCCAGAGCAGCTACTgctattaataaatttaatgataatcaaaaaaataatatgaacagTTCAggtgaaaatgataaacaaaattattcatttattgaTTATGCAATTGATTATTCAGAAAAATATGCACcgttaagaaaaaaattattatctaCTGATGTTGGATCTGTTGCTTCATTTCTGTTATCAAAGGACAGTAGTGCAGTTACTGGTCAAACAATATATGTGGACAACGGGTTGAATATTATGTTCGGCCCTGATGACTTATTTCAATCTGTAGACTCATAA
- a CDS encoding conserved protein, unknown function (term=structural;date=20110205;qualifier=method_exon=changed gene model, changed coordinates of exon 3 based on homology;curatorName=ucb@sanger.ac.uk;~term=annotation;date=20171226;qualifier=added_GO:0045177;qualifier=added_literature=pmid:29269729;curatorName=ucb@sanger.ac.uk;~term=annotation;date=20180511;qualifier=removed_product=conserved Plasmodium protein, unknown function;qualifier=added_product=conserved protein, unknown function;curatorName=ucb@sanger.ac.uk;~;query 390-390;GPI_cleavage_site_score=0.172), with translation MEAKKKKIINKGICGPTNKIPNILLKAKYAENYTKTLLEEYAKNLNLQGPKNNLEHNQARDNAIDLKLKTLIKHLYNLKSKLEHEKKIQKGNKKNILFNEINSQKDKQININSHKKKWTIKNDGLKIARNVTPNNKLYEQYINGEPVENVIPQLIKAIEIYKNKNIEEQRNKTCIIQKYENLLRNIKKRHIKEINEIKNYILMDVDFLIQKYRNVSFELLQISKDKENEKVREKNKITEICVNACKKFEEDVNKKAKDFVEVQTSKITKSIKNVNKEKDNLEKKIISLKKQNEEEININQQKSLEIFQNQINEERGINEELRNQIVFEKTQRNDFMKNLYSSVDSQIKSYEENIIKIFHDILLEHNINIDISTLSENINKAMDVRYKNGSTSNYIISEDLDQTNGKYSFAPS, from the exons atggaagctaaaaaaaaaaaaattataaacaagGGAATTTGTGGTcctacaaataaaataccaaatattttgttaaagGCAAAATATGCcgaaaattatacaaagACCTTATTAGAGGAATATGccaaaaatttaaatttacaaggcccaaaaaataatttagagCATAACCAAGCTCGTGATAATGCTATAGACTTAAAA TTAAAAACACTTATCAAGCATTTGTATAATCTAAAATCCAAGTTGGagcatgaaaaaaaaatacaaaaagggaacaaaaaaaatattttattcaatgaaataaatagcCAAAAGgacaaacaaataaatattaacagtcataaaaaaaagtggaccataaaaaatgatggtCTAAAAATCGCTAGAAATGTTAcaccaaataataaattatatgaacagtacataaa TGGTGAGCCAGTTGAAAATGTAATTCCCCAA CTAATAAAGGCAATcgaaatttataaaaacaaaaatatagaagaaCAAAGAAATAAGACATGtattattcaaaaatatgaaaactTATTAagaaacattaaaaaaagacacATAAAAGAGAtcaatgaaataaaaaattatatacttatggatgttgattttttaataca AAAATACAGAAATGTATCATTTGAATTGTTACAAATTAGTAAAGATaaggaaaatgaaaaagttcgtgagaaaaataaaattactGAAATATGCGTTAATGCGTGTAAAAAGTTCGAGGAggatgtaaataaaaaagccAAG GACTTTGTTGAGGTACAAACATCCAAAATCACCaaatcaataaaaaatgttaataagGAGAAGGacaatttagaaaaaaaaat aatttccttgaaaaaacaaaatgaagaagaaataaatataaatcaacaaaaaagtcttgaaatatttcaaaatcaaataaacgAAGAACGTGGAATCAATGAAGAGCTCAGAAATCAGATTGTGTTCGAAAAGACTCAACGAAAtgattttatgaaaaatttatattccagc GTCGATTctcaaataaaaagttatgaagaaaatattataaaaatatttcatgaTATACTACTTGagcataatattaatattgaCATATCTACACTGtctgaaaatataaataaagccATGGATGTGCGTTACAAAAATGGAAGCACAAGCAATTACATTATCAGCGAG GACCTTGACCAGACAAACGGAAAATATTCCTTTGCCCCGTCATAA
- a CDS encoding GPI-anchored wall transfer protein 1, putative (term=annotation;date=20121230;qualifier=added_gene_name=GWT1;qualifier=removed_product=conserved plasmodium protein, unknown function;qualifier=added_product=gpi-anchored wall transfer protein 1, putative;curatorName=ucb@sanger.ac.uk;~;query 1-173; ~;query 243-279; ~;query 335-371; ~;query 427-432; ~;query 496-541; ~;query 599-618; ~;query 668-672; ~;query 174-196; ~;query 220-242; ~;query 280-302; ~;query 312-334; ~;query 372-394; ~;query 404-426; ~;query 433-453; ~;query 473-495; ~;query 542-564; ~;query 579-598; ~;query 619-641; ~;query 645-667; ~;query 197-219; ~;query 303-311; ~;query 395-403; ~;query 454-472; ~;query 565-578; ~;query 642-644; ~tmhmm; query 1-673; ~pfam_scan;Pfam:PF06423.8; E()=2.7E-19;score=69.7;query 469-633;description=GWT1;~iprscan;InterPro:IPR009447 : GWT1;Pfam:PF06423; score=4.9E-24;query 469-633;description=Phosphatidylinositol anchor biosynthesis protein PIGW/GWT1), protein MNKVNLISYLFICPLNVTHVFDSIFYMHEINKNVNSNNDLFTYDNNSIHNGGKALYHDKQLHEVSELFFQLSQKYKPYFEDKEQDKLNIVGKKNNDDIYKFKDINIHKEEIYFLYENVKTKEVKKIQINKTNKVNNYLNLLKNDNCIYKLNTIEYKKIKNIIDHSNDIVVNTYYIYLLLLFFSLCIYIEKSLFIIFPMLRKWEIIMTLFIILVPSIMYLFFYFYFTITNVISLYIFCYLLFYTYTHKWKKNNKLNADDKTSTSESDFVENKKNSDHSYNCLIHTRLINMCITYLCIFAVDFFYFPKHFKKSAYYGNTLMDLGIGACITTSAYCYKKKNTQMDITSEKKEFDNNIKNDKAVKYTEKDDGILKIIMKYFILFIFGVGRFFAITIFNYNYSITEYGIHWNFYMTLFFLLIITDIIFNILKNKKNRIFIFSCISICIYELFIHIFDIHSYILFKGERKTFFEANKEGIFNLIGSINLYTFSYSFWNIFIINHSEERLKNNATNCELSKKNNQNLCEKSVFNNSIYNNLRFIKDKYYSIYLNIKIFFFAFLFYIFHSILNRYGKYSVRVLCNANYIFIMTSISLFMAGLSYFIEQIITEKININILNKINYNTLFVFLFCNITLGLFNILFHSLLYPLILSIFILALYSLFFLIFAKFLPIYSRRKS, encoded by the coding sequence ATGAATAAAGTTAACCTAATTAGTTATCTTTTTATCTGCCCTTTGAATGTAACACATGTATTCGAttcaatattttacatgcatgaaataaataaaaatgtaaacaGTAATAACgatttatttacatatgaTAATAACAGTATACACAATGGAGGGAAAGCATTATATCATGACAAACAGTTGCATGAAGTTTCCGAACTATTCTTTCAGTTATCTCAAAAGTATAAGCCTTATTTTGAAGATAAAGAACAAgacaaattaaatatagtaggaaaaaaaaataatgatgatatatacaaatttaaggacataaatattcataaagaagaaatatattttttatatgagaATGTAAAAACTAAAGAAGTCaagaaaatacaaattaataaaacaaataaagtcaataactatttaaatttattaaaaaatgataattgtatatataaattaaatacaattgaatataagaaaataaaaaatataatagatcATAGTAATGATATTGTAGTAAAtacttattatatatatttattattattatttttttcattatgtatatatatagaaaaaagtttatttattatttttcctaTGTTAAGGAAATGGGAAATTATTATGACCTTGTTCATAATACTAGTACCTTCAATTATGtacttgtttttttatttttattttacaataaCTAATGTgatatcattatatatattttgttatcttctattttatacatacacacacaaatggaaaaaaaataataagttaAATGCAGATGATAAGACAAGCACTTCAGAATCCGATTttgtagaaaataaaaaaaattccgATCATTCATACAACTGTTTAATACATACCcgattaataaatatgtgtattacatatttatgcatatttgcTGTcgatttcttttattttccaaaacattttaaaaaatcagCTTATTATGGGAATACACTAATGGATTTAGGAATAGGGGCATGTATAACAACCAGTGCATACtgttacaaaaaaaaaaacacacaAATGGATATAACTAGTgagaaaaaagaatttgataataatataaaaaatgataaagcAGTTAAATATACAGAAAAAGATGATggcattttaaaaattattatgaaatattttattttattcatttttggaGTTGGGCGATTTTTTgctataacaatttttaactATAATTATAGTATCACTGAATATGGTATACATTGGAATTTCTACAtgacattattttttttattaattataacagatataatatttaatatattaaaaaataaaaaaaacagaatttttatttttagttgTATTTCAATCtgtatatatgaattatttatacacatatttgatatacatagttatatattatttaaggGAGAGAGAAAAACATTTTTCGAAGCAAATAAAGAAGGAATATTTAACCTTATCGGATcgataaatttatatacattttcttATTCGTTTTggaacatatttattattaatcaTAGTGAAGAAaggttaaaaaataatgcaacAAATTGTGAactatcaaaaaaaaataaccaAAATTTATGTGAAAAATCTGTCTTTAATAATAGCATTTACAACAATTTAAGatttataaaagataaatattatagcatatatttaaatataaaaatatttttttttgctttccttttttatatattccatTCTATACTAAACAGATATGGAAAATACAGTGTCAGAGTTTTATGTAATGCTAactacatatttataatgacATCGATTAGTTTATTTATGGCTGGCTTAAGTTATTTTATAGAGCAAATAATaacagaaaaaataaatataaatattttaaacaaaattaattataatactttatttgtatttttattttgtaatattaCTTTAggattatttaatattttatttcattcattattatatcccCTTATTTTATCCATATTTATCTTAGCcttatattctttattttttttaatttttgcaAAATTTTTGCCAATATATTCAAGAAGAAAAtcttaa